Proteins from a genomic interval of Sphingobacterium sp. SYP-B4668:
- a CDS encoding nucleotide pyrophosphohydrolase yields MTIKEAQETIDKWINTTGIRYFNELTNTAMLMEEVGEVARIMARQYGEQSFKKSDKEVNLADEMADVLFVLMCLANQTGIDLTDALEKNLEKKSIRDGDRHKNNEKLK; encoded by the coding sequence ATGACTATCAAGGAAGCACAGGAAACAATCGACAAATGGATAAATACGACTGGAATCCGCTATTTCAATGAGTTGACTAATACAGCCATGCTTATGGAAGAAGTGGGAGAAGTTGCCCGTATTATGGCCAGACAATATGGCGAGCAGTCTTTTAAAAAATCGGACAAGGAAGTTAACTTGGCCGACGAAATGGCGGATGTACTTTTTGTCTTGATGTGTTTGGCCAATCAGACAGGCATCGATCTAACTGACGCATTGGAAAAGAATCTGGAAAAAAAATCGATCAGAGATGGCGATCGCCACAAGAACAATGAAAAATTAAAATAG